One region of Flavobacterium sp. KACC 22763 genomic DNA includes:
- a CDS encoding GH92 family glycosyl hydrolase, giving the protein MTKINCVKFLSTISVLVLFFNTINGQKKAEQNRNLIQYVDPMIGTAKMGHTYPGATVPFGSVQLSPETDTIAYSLNGKYNGEVYKYCAGYQYEDKTIVGFSHTHFSGTGHSDLGDFLIMPTTGKLQLNPGVASKPLSGYRSAFSHSTEKAEPAYYSVFLEDHKIKAELTATTRVGMHQYTFPKSDEAHIILDLTSGIYNYDKKNVWTFVRVENDTLITGYRQTNGWARTRTVYFAMSFSKPIKSYGQAAQEKSVYRGFWGRFDQTKNFPEMAGQNLKLFFDFDANEGEKIKIKMALSPVSSAGALENMKKETPDWDFEKVKKQSQEVWNKELNKIQVETIQKEDLVNFYTAMYHAFLGPTEYMDLDRNYKGLDMNVHKAEKFTNYTSYSLWDTYRALHPLFNIVQPKRNADMVSSMLAHSDQSVHKMLPIWSHYANENWCMIGYHSVSVVADAIVKGNISFDAEKALQACVNTAKVPYYDGLEFYMNKGYVPEDKSGASVSKTLEYAYDDWAIAQAAKKLGKTDIYNEFINRSKNYKNVYDEKTGFMRPKLNDGTFKKEFDPLDTHGQGFIEGNSWNYSLYVPQDPADMIHLMGGNEKFKVRLDSLFNMHLPDKYFENTEDITRDGIIGNYVHGNEPSHHVVYLYNWTDSPWKAQDKIRMILKKMYRNGADGLGGNDDFGQMSAWYIFSSLGFYPVAPGSDEYALGSPLLKNAILNLENGKTFEVETVNQSDKNVFVSRVLLNGKELSKPFLKHADVMNGGKITFYMSSKPNKKEYQN; this is encoded by the coding sequence ATGACTAAGATAAACTGCGTCAAATTTCTTTCCACTATATCGGTTTTAGTACTTTTTTTCAATACTATAAATGGACAAAAAAAAGCAGAACAAAATCGAAATCTAATTCAATATGTTGATCCAATGATTGGAACAGCAAAAATGGGACATACTTATCCCGGCGCAACAGTTCCTTTTGGGAGCGTACAATTGAGTCCAGAAACCGATACGATTGCTTATAGTTTAAACGGAAAATATAATGGTGAAGTCTATAAATATTGTGCTGGTTATCAGTATGAAGATAAAACCATTGTAGGTTTCAGCCATACCCATTTCAGCGGAACAGGTCATTCAGATTTAGGCGATTTCTTGATTATGCCAACAACTGGTAAACTGCAATTAAATCCAGGTGTGGCTTCAAAACCTTTGTCAGGTTATAGATCGGCATTTTCGCATTCGACAGAAAAAGCAGAACCAGCCTATTACAGCGTTTTTCTAGAAGATCATAAAATTAAAGCGGAACTGACGGCAACAACTCGCGTCGGAATGCATCAGTACACTTTTCCAAAATCAGATGAAGCTCATATCATTTTAGATTTGACTTCAGGGATTTACAATTACGATAAAAAGAATGTTTGGACATTTGTACGTGTAGAAAACGATACTTTGATAACAGGATATCGTCAGACAAATGGCTGGGCAAGAACCCGAACGGTTTATTTTGCTATGTCATTCAGCAAACCAATTAAGAGTTACGGGCAAGCAGCTCAAGAAAAAAGTGTTTACAGAGGTTTCTGGGGAAGATTTGATCAAACGAAGAATTTTCCAGAAATGGCAGGACAAAATCTAAAATTATTTTTTGATTTTGATGCGAATGAAGGTGAAAAAATCAAAATTAAAATGGCTTTGTCGCCTGTGAGTTCTGCTGGAGCATTAGAAAATATGAAAAAAGAAACACCTGATTGGGATTTTGAAAAAGTAAAAAAACAAAGCCAGGAAGTTTGGAATAAAGAATTGAATAAAATTCAAGTTGAAACTATTCAAAAAGAAGATTTGGTTAATTTTTATACCGCAATGTATCATGCATTTTTGGGACCAACCGAATACATGGATTTAGACAGAAATTATAAAGGTTTGGATATGAATGTCCATAAAGCCGAAAAATTCACCAATTACACCAGTTATTCGCTTTGGGATACGTATCGTGCTTTGCATCCATTATTTAATATTGTACAGCCAAAAAGAAACGCCGATATGGTAAGCTCAATGTTGGCACATTCAGACCAAAGCGTTCATAAAATGCTTCCAATTTGGTCGCATTACGCCAATGAAAATTGGTGTATGATTGGATATCATTCGGTTTCGGTTGTTGCCGATGCCATTGTAAAAGGCAATATTAGTTTTGATGCCGAAAAAGCGCTTCAAGCTTGTGTAAATACTGCAAAAGTGCCGTATTATGATGGTTTAGAATTTTACATGAATAAAGGATATGTTCCAGAAGACAAAAGTGGCGCTTCGGTTTCTAAAACTTTAGAATATGCCTATGATGATTGGGCAATTGCACAAGCGGCAAAGAAATTAGGAAAGACAGATATTTACAATGAATTCATCAATAGATCGAAAAACTATAAAAATGTCTATGATGAAAAAACAGGTTTTATGCGTCCGAAATTGAATGACGGAACATTTAAGAAAGAATTCGATCCACTAGACACGCACGGCCAAGGTTTTATAGAAGGAAATTCATGGAATTACAGTTTATACGTTCCGCAAGATCCTGCCGATATGATTCACTTAATGGGCGGAAATGAAAAGTTTAAAGTTCGTTTAGATTCGTTATTCAACATGCATCTTCCAGATAAATATTTTGAAAATACGGAAGATATTACAAGAGATGGAATCATAGGAAATTATGTTCACGGAAACGAGCCTTCGCACCATGTTGTGTACTTATACAATTGGACAGATTCTCCTTGGAAGGCGCAAGATAAAATTAGGATGATCTTGAAAAAAATGTACAGAAATGGTGCTGATGGGTTGGGCGGAAATGACGATTTCGGGCAAATGAGCGCTTGGTATATTTTTAGCAGTTTAGGATTTTATCCAGTTGCTCCCGGTTCTGACGAATATGCTTTAGGAAGTCCGTTGCTGAAAAATGCCATTTTAAATTTAGAAAACGGAAAAACTTTTGAAGTAGAAACAGTAAATCAATCTGATAAAAATGTATTCGTTTCAAGAGTACTTTTGAATGGAAAAGAACTTTCTAAGCCTTTCTTAAAACATGCTGATGTTATGAATGGTGGGAAAATTACGTTTTATATGAGCAGTAAACCTAATAAAAAGGAATATCAAAATTAG
- a CDS encoding M61 family metallopeptidase, whose product MKKILYTLALAVTFWSCKTGSTGAAKSNIVEVNINLTDVKDDKVLVTVTPPAIKTDEIVYSIPKTVPGTYSTDNYGKFSEDFKAFDAKGNPLTVKRLDDNSWSISNAKALKKITYLVNDSFDTEKGTGFGNDDVFSPAGTNIDAGKNFMVNTHGFVGYFKDKLDVPYKVTITHPETLWGATSMTDQDASATSDVFTTSRYAILVENPIMYSKPDYTTFNVNGMDILIAVYSPTGKYTAESITPEMKTMMTAQKNFLGKVNSTKKYTVLLYLSSMAKDDAHGFGALEHPTATTVVLPESMPKEKLVESMKDVVSHEFFHIVTPLTIHSKEIQYFDYNAPKMSEHLWMYEGVTEYFANLFQINQGLINEAEFYTRIADKIQQSKQLDDTMSFTVMSKNVLEQPYKDQYLNVYQKGALIGMCIDIIIREKSNGERGILDLMHKLSDEYGVEKPFNDDELFAKITSLTYPEVGEFLNKYVAGTTPIPYDFYLAKVGVTKAMEKKTGNPFIKGQTPNITIDKATKEIAVRPESESIEFFKSLNLKGGDKILAVNNKSYNLDNIYDLITESENWKDNDPITLKVKRGGKEETIKGTVKLPFEEAETFKATDASKEKLKNAWLKG is encoded by the coding sequence ATGAAAAAAATACTTTACACCTTAGCTCTAGCGGTCACTTTTTGGAGCTGTAAAACAGGGAGCACCGGAGCCGCAAAAAGCAATATAGTTGAAGTTAATATCAATTTAACCGATGTTAAAGACGATAAAGTTTTAGTAACGGTTACTCCGCCAGCCATAAAAACTGACGAAATTGTTTACAGTATTCCGAAAACCGTTCCAGGTACTTATTCAACAGATAATTACGGAAAATTCTCGGAAGATTTTAAAGCATTTGATGCTAAAGGAAATCCACTTACAGTAAAGAGATTAGACGATAATTCTTGGTCTATTTCAAACGCAAAAGCGCTGAAAAAAATCACTTATTTGGTAAATGATAGTTTCGATACAGAAAAAGGAACTGGGTTCGGAAATGATGACGTTTTTTCTCCAGCAGGAACAAACATTGATGCAGGAAAAAATTTCATGGTTAATACTCATGGATTTGTAGGGTATTTTAAAGATAAATTAGATGTGCCGTACAAAGTGACTATTACACATCCTGAAACACTTTGGGGAGCAACTTCTATGACAGATCAGGATGCAAGCGCTACTTCTGATGTATTTACTACTTCTCGTTATGCTATTTTGGTAGAAAATCCAATTATGTATTCTAAACCTGATTACACTACTTTTAATGTAAACGGAATGGACATCTTAATTGCTGTGTACTCCCCTACTGGAAAATATACTGCTGAAAGCATCACTCCAGAGATGAAAACGATGATGACAGCACAGAAAAACTTTTTAGGCAAAGTAAATTCTACTAAAAAATATACTGTGTTATTGTACTTATCAAGTATGGCTAAAGACGATGCGCACGGTTTTGGAGCTTTGGAGCACCCAACTGCTACAACAGTAGTTTTACCAGAATCGATGCCAAAAGAAAAATTAGTAGAATCTATGAAAGATGTAGTTTCTCACGAGTTCTTTCATATTGTAACTCCTTTAACAATCCACTCAAAAGAAATTCAGTATTTTGATTACAATGCACCAAAAATGTCTGAGCATTTATGGATGTATGAAGGTGTGACAGAATATTTTGCTAACCTTTTCCAAATCAACCAAGGTTTGATTAATGAAGCTGAATTCTATACTCGTATTGCCGATAAAATTCAGCAATCTAAACAGCTAGATGATACAATGTCATTTACTGTAATGAGTAAAAATGTACTAGAACAGCCTTATAAAGACCAATACTTAAATGTATACCAAAAAGGAGCTTTAATTGGAATGTGTATCGATATTATCATTAGAGAGAAAAGCAATGGAGAAAGAGGAATCCTTGATTTAATGCATAAATTATCTGATGAGTATGGTGTTGAAAAACCATTCAATGATGATGAATTATTCGCTAAAATCACTTCATTAACTTATCCTGAAGTCGGAGAATTTTTAAACAAATATGTTGCTGGAACTACTCCAATTCCTTACGACTTCTACTTAGCTAAAGTTGGTGTTACAAAAGCAATGGAGAAAAAAACTGGAAATCCGTTTATAAAAGGACAGACTCCAAATATCACTATTGACAAAGCAACTAAAGAAATCGCTGTTCGTCCTGAATCTGAGTCAATCGAGTTTTTCAAAAGCCTAAATTTAAAAGGTGGTGATAAAATCTTAGCTGTAAATAATAAATCATACAACTTAGACAACATTTATGATTTGATTACTGAAAGTGAAAATTGGAAAGATAATGACCCAATCACTTTGAAAGTAAAACGTGGCGGAAAAGAAGAGACTATTAAAGGAACTGTAAAATTGCCATTTGAAGAAGCTGAAACTTTTAAAGCTACCGATGCTTCAAAAGAGAAACTTAAAAACGCATGGTTAAAAGGTTAA
- a CDS encoding AIR synthase related protein, with the protein MSSDSSKRYAQRGVSASKEDVHNAIKNIDKGLFPQAFCKIVPDYLTQDDGHCLIMHADGAGTKSSLAYMYWKETGDLSVWKGIAQDALIMNIDDLLCVGATDNILLSSTIGRNKNLIPAEVISAIINGTEELINELKSFGVTIHSTGGETADVGDVVRTIIVDSTVTARMKRADVVDNANIKAGDVIVGLASFGQATYEKSYNGGMGSNGLTSARHDVFGKYLAKKYPESYDAAVPEELIYSGQVNLTDEVENSPINAGQLVLSPTRTYAPIIKKILDKYTPEDIHGMVHCSGGAQTKILHFVKDLHVIKDNLFPVPPLFKLIQEQSKTDWKEMYQVFNCGHRMELYVPESIAQDIIEISKSFNVDAQIVGRVEASDDKKLTITSEYGTFNY; encoded by the coding sequence ATGAGTTCAGATTCTAGCAAAAGATATGCACAAAGAGGTGTTTCGGCATCAAAAGAAGACGTACATAACGCTATAAAAAATATTGACAAAGGTTTATTTCCTCAGGCTTTCTGTAAAATTGTTCCTGATTATCTAACACAGGATGATGGGCACTGCCTTATTATGCATGCTGATGGAGCAGGTACAAAGTCATCTTTGGCGTATATGTATTGGAAAGAAACTGGAGATCTTTCTGTTTGGAAAGGAATCGCTCAAGATGCCTTAATTATGAATATTGATGATTTATTATGCGTTGGTGCAACAGATAATATTTTACTTTCGTCAACTATCGGAAGAAATAAAAACCTAATTCCTGCTGAAGTTATTTCTGCAATCATCAACGGAACAGAAGAATTAATCAACGAATTAAAATCATTTGGCGTTACCATTCATTCAACAGGAGGAGAAACTGCCGATGTTGGAGATGTTGTTCGTACAATTATCGTAGATTCTACAGTTACAGCTCGCATGAAACGTGCAGATGTTGTAGATAATGCAAATATTAAAGCTGGAGACGTAATTGTTGGATTGGCTTCTTTTGGTCAAGCAACTTACGAAAAAAGCTATAACGGAGGAATGGGAAGTAACGGACTTACTTCTGCACGTCACGATGTTTTCGGGAAATATTTAGCTAAAAAATACCCAGAAAGTTACGATGCTGCAGTTCCAGAAGAATTAATTTATTCAGGGCAAGTAAATCTGACTGATGAAGTTGAAAACAGCCCAATAAATGCTGGACAATTAGTACTTTCTCCAACAAGAACTTACGCGCCAATTATCAAGAAAATTTTAGATAAATATACTCCAGAAGATATCCACGGAATGGTACACTGCAGTGGTGGTGCACAAACTAAAATTTTGCATTTCGTAAAAGATTTACACGTTATAAAAGATAATTTATTTCCAGTTCCACCATTGTTCAAACTAATTCAAGAACAATCAAAAACAGATTGGAAAGAAATGTATCAAGTTTTCAATTGTGGACACAGAATGGAGCTTTACGTTCCAGAAAGTATCGCACAAGATATTATTGAAATTTCTAAATCATTCAATGTAGACGCACAAATCGTAGGTAGAGTAGAAGCATCTGATGATAAAAAGCTGACTATTACTAGCGAATACGGAACATTCAACTATTAA
- a CDS encoding M949_RS01915 family surface polysaccharide biosynthesis protein, with amino-acid sequence MKKYILILLSFSSSFIFSQKIESHRLTKQEITQRELENLTDYPIYRAFEFSDKSGVYELVLGENQKVISKKDTLNTKIQAVCVINDHGGLLDQWKINDLLEDTLPKEKNIWFWTKYCSTKDIDGDGYIEPVIVYGTRNEDGYIRRVKIITVYKKKKYVIRAVECDFDNCRSFEKDQSWNTLPQKIKTYVDQLLAKMRKEQNVLLKNG; translated from the coding sequence ATGAAAAAATATATTTTAATTTTACTTTCTTTCTCTTCTTCATTTATTTTTTCTCAAAAAATTGAAAGTCATAGATTAACCAAACAGGAAATTACACAGCGAGAACTCGAAAATCTGACTGATTATCCTATTTATAGAGCATTTGAATTTAGCGATAAAAGCGGAGTTTACGAATTGGTTTTAGGCGAAAACCAAAAGGTAATTTCTAAAAAAGATACTTTAAATACAAAAATACAAGCAGTTTGTGTCATTAACGATCACGGCGGACTTTTAGATCAATGGAAAATTAATGATTTGCTTGAAGATACTCTCCCAAAAGAAAAAAACATTTGGTTCTGGACAAAATATTGCAGCACAAAAGATATTGATGGCGACGGTTATATTGAACCTGTTATTGTTTACGGAACTCGCAACGAAGATGGCTATATAAGACGCGTAAAAATTATTACGGTTTATAAAAAGAAAAAATATGTCATTCGCGCAGTTGAATGCGATTTCGATAATTGCAGAAGTTTTGAAAAGGATCAAAGTTGGAATACGCTTCCGCAGAAAATAAAAACGTATGTCGATCAATTGCTAGCTAAAATGAGAAAAGAACAGAATGTGCTTTTGAAAAATGGATAG
- a CDS encoding DUF2805 domain-containing protein → MKKSSRKELTPEQTEKLVSLALEERNPFEIIKKEFGLAEKEVLDIMKKKMPLEKFEMWKKKAIANKPKPKPVKIDDFDEDLDGKYYIKNKLD, encoded by the coding sequence ATGAAAAAGAGTAGCCGCAAAGAATTGACTCCGGAACAAACTGAAAAACTTGTTTCGCTAGCTTTAGAAGAAAGAAATCCATTTGAAATTATAAAAAAAGAGTTTGGATTGGCAGAAAAAGAAGTCCTGGACATTATGAAAAAGAAAATGCCTCTTGAAAAATTTGAGATGTGGAAGAAGAAGGCAATTGCAAACAAGCCAAAACCAAAACCAGTAAAAATAGATGATTTTGATGAAGATTTGGACGGAAAATATTATATCAAGAATAAATTAGACTAA
- a CDS encoding glutamine synthetase beta-grasp domain-containing protein, translating into MAKIKLEYIWLDGYEPTQNLRSKTKVEEHENFKGTLEELGNWSFDGSSTRQAEGGSSDCLLVPVAIYPDPTRINGWLVMCEVMYADGTPHPSNGRATIDDDNDDFWFGFEQEYFIMDTKTQLPLGFPVGGYPAPQGMYYCSVGGKNTHGRKLVEEHADLCIAAGINFEGINQEVACGQWEFQLFAKGAKKAGDEIWVARYLLDRLTEKYGYYIEYHPKPLGDTDWNGSGMHANFSNTVLRTCGSQEVYEKICEAFRPVTAEHIAVYGAYNEQRLTGKHETASINDFSYGVSDRGCSIRIPLMTVQKGWKGWLEDRRPASNGDPYKIAARIIKTVNSAL; encoded by the coding sequence ATGGCTAAAATTAAGTTAGAGTACATTTGGTTAGACGGATATGAACCAACTCAAAATCTTAGAAGTAAAACTAAAGTTGAAGAGCACGAAAACTTCAAAGGAACATTAGAAGAACTTGGAAATTGGTCATTTGATGGTTCATCAACAAGACAAGCTGAAGGTGGATCTTCTGACTGTTTATTAGTTCCTGTTGCAATTTATCCAGACCCAACTCGTATCAACGGATGGTTAGTAATGTGCGAAGTTATGTACGCTGACGGAACACCACACCCTTCTAACGGTAGAGCTACAATTGATGATGATAATGATGATTTTTGGTTTGGTTTCGAACAAGAGTATTTCATCATGGATACTAAAACTCAACTTCCACTTGGTTTCCCAGTTGGAGGATACCCTGCTCCACAAGGGATGTACTACTGTTCAGTAGGTGGAAAAAACACACACGGTAGAAAATTAGTTGAAGAGCACGCTGACTTATGTATCGCTGCTGGAATCAACTTTGAAGGAATCAACCAAGAGGTTGCTTGCGGACAATGGGAGTTCCAATTATTCGCTAAAGGAGCTAAAAAAGCTGGAGACGAAATCTGGGTTGCTCGTTACCTATTAGACCGTTTAACTGAGAAATATGGTTACTATATCGAATATCACCCAAAACCTCTAGGAGATACAGACTGGAACGGTTCTGGTATGCACGCTAACTTCTCTAACACAGTTCTTAGAACATGTGGTTCTCAAGAAGTTTATGAGAAAATCTGCGAGGCTTTCCGTCCTGTTACTGCTGAGCACATCGCGGTTTACGGAGCTTACAACGAGCAACGTTTAACTGGTAAACACGAAACTGCTTCTATCAACGATTTCTCTTATGGAGTATCAGACAGAGGATGTTCTATCAGAATTCCTTTAATGACTGTTCAAAAAGGTTGGAAAGGTTGGTTAGAAGACAGAAGACCAGCTTCAAACGGAGACCCTTACAAAATTGCTGCTAGAATTATCAAAACTGTTAACTCAGCGCTATAA
- a CDS encoding glutamine synthetase III family protein: MSTLRFQALQEASNRKPVHFEEIGRKSNLFGSNVFNEKAMKQYLTSDAFRGVRDAIQHGTKIDRKLADYIAMGMKEWALAKGVTHYTHWFQPLTGTTAEKHDAFFEISYDGSDPVEKFGGAQLVQQEPDASSFPNGGIRNTFEARGYTAWDPTSPAFIYGTTLCIPTVFIAYTGEALDNKIPLLRALSAIDEAATEVCKYFDKNVKKVTATLGWEQEYFLIDKALANSRPDLMMTGRTLLGHTSAKGQQLDDHYFGSIPTRALTYMRDLEQECMLLGIPVKTRHNEVAPNQFELAPIFEETNLAVDHNSLLMDVMQRVAERHDFKVLFHEKPFKGVNGSGKHNNWSLATDTGVNLLSPSKTPMSNLQFLTFFINTIKAVNDNETLLRASIATASNDHRLGANEAPPAIMSVFIGAQLTKVLSELESVTTGKLSPEEKTDLKLNVVGKIPDVLLDNTDRNRTSPFAFTGNKFEFRAVGSNSNCSNAMTTLNAIVAKQLIDFKNEVENLIENKDMKKDDAIFNVLREYIKQSKKILFEGDGYSEAWEKEAAKRGLSNFKTTPEAIKAKVSKQALDLFEQLGIFNHVEAEARYEIELEEYTKKIQIEGRVLGDIARNHVIPTAIRYQNTLIDNVKGLKEIFAKEFEVLAKEQIVLIKEISGHIEGINSKVLAMTNERKKANQLTDAQKMAEAYCNNVKPYFDEIRNHCDKLELLVDDESWTLTKYRELLFTK, encoded by the coding sequence ATGTCAACATTACGTTTCCAAGCTTTACAAGAAGCTTCTAACAGAAAGCCGGTGCACTTTGAAGAAATTGGCCGAAAATCTAATCTTTTTGGTTCAAATGTGTTTAATGAGAAAGCAATGAAGCAATATTTAACTTCGGATGCTTTTAGAGGAGTAAGAGATGCTATTCAGCACGGTACAAAAATAGATAGAAAGCTAGCCGATTATATTGCCATGGGAATGAAAGAATGGGCTTTGGCAAAAGGTGTGACACATTATACACACTGGTTTCAGCCTCTTACAGGGACTACTGCAGAAAAGCATGATGCTTTTTTTGAGATTTCTTATGACGGAAGCGATCCTGTTGAAAAATTTGGCGGTGCGCAATTAGTGCAGCAAGAGCCAGATGCATCTAGTTTCCCGAACGGAGGAATCAGAAATACTTTTGAGGCAAGAGGTTACACGGCTTGGGATCCAACTTCTCCAGCTTTTATATATGGTACAACTTTATGTATCCCAACAGTATTTATTGCTTATACAGGTGAGGCTTTAGATAATAAGATACCTTTATTAAGAGCATTATCTGCCATTGATGAAGCGGCGACAGAAGTTTGTAAATATTTTGACAAAAACGTAAAAAAGGTAACGGCAACTTTAGGCTGGGAACAAGAATATTTCTTGATTGACAAAGCTTTGGCAAATTCTCGTCCAGACTTAATGATGACGGGAAGAACGTTATTAGGACACACTTCTGCAAAAGGACAGCAGTTAGACGATCACTATTTCGGATCTATTCCAACTCGTGCTCTTACTTATATGAGAGATTTAGAGCAAGAATGTATGCTATTGGGTATTCCTGTAAAAACGCGTCACAATGAGGTAGCGCCAAATCAATTTGAGTTGGCACCAATCTTTGAAGAGACAAATCTAGCGGTTGATCACAACTCTTTATTAATGGATGTAATGCAAAGAGTGGCGGAGCGTCATGATTTTAAAGTATTATTTCATGAAAAACCATTTAAAGGAGTAAACGGTTCAGGAAAACACAACAACTGGTCATTGGCTACAGATACAGGAGTTAATTTATTGAGTCCGAGCAAAACGCCAATGAGCAATTTACAGTTTTTGACTTTCTTTATTAATACAATAAAAGCAGTAAACGATAACGAAACTTTACTTAGAGCTTCTATCGCAACAGCAAGTAACGATCACAGGTTAGGAGCAAACGAAGCGCCGCCAGCGATTATGTCAGTATTTATTGGAGCACAATTGACAAAAGTTTTATCTGAGTTGGAAAGCGTAACAACAGGAAAACTTTCGCCAGAAGAAAAAACAGATTTGAAATTAAATGTTGTTGGTAAAATTCCAGATGTATTACTTGATAATACAGATCGTAACAGAACTTCGCCTTTTGCCTTTACAGGAAATAAATTTGAGTTTAGAGCAGTGGGTTCAAATTCAAACTGTTCTAATGCAATGACGACTTTGAACGCAATCGTAGCAAAACAATTAATCGACTTCAAAAATGAAGTAGAGAACTTGATTGAAAATAAAGACATGAAAAAAGATGATGCGATCTTCAATGTCTTAAGAGAATACATCAAACAATCTAAAAAAATCCTTTTTGAAGGAGACGGTTATAGCGAAGCTTGGGAAAAAGAAGCGGCAAAAAGAGGTTTGAGCAACTTCAAAACAACTCCAGAAGCTATAAAAGCAAAAGTTTCTAAACAAGCATTGGATTTATTTGAGCAATTAGGAATCTTTAATCATGTTGAAGCTGAGGCGCGTTACGAAATTGAATTGGAAGAATACACTAAAAAAATCCAAATTGAAGGACGTGTTTTAGGTGATATTGCAAGAAATCATGTTATTCCAACTGCAATTCGTTATCAAAATACTTTAATTGATAATGTAAAAGGATTAAAAGAAATTTTTGCAAAAGAGTTTGAAGTTTTAGCTAAAGAACAAATTGTTTTAATTAAAGAAATTTCAGGCCATATTGAAGGAATCAATTCTAAAGTATTGGCAATGACTAATGAAAGAAAGAAAGCCAATCAATTGACTGACGCTCAAAAAATGGCAGAAGCGTATTGCAATAATGTTAAGCCATATTTCGATGAAATTCGTAATCACTGTGATAAATTAGAATTATTAGTTGATGACGAAAGCTGGACATTGACAAAATACAGAGAATTATTGTTTACTAAATAA
- a CDS encoding TerC family protein: MIVWSLFLLAVVFILALDLGVFNKTPHIISTKEASKWTLVWVTLSFLFSGVIYWLYTTDYIDNPDNLKPAVASMKFITGYLIELSLSVDNIFVIAIIFASFKIPQKYQHRVLFWGILGAIVFRGLMIFFGVMLINKFAWTTYVFGVFLIFTAIKMLFSGEEEDFHPKDSFIYKALGKVMPITSETDGEKFFISTKTAKKAATPLFVALIVIEVMDVLFAVDSVPAILAITKDPFLVFSSNIFAILGLRSMYFFLANMLAKFSYLEYSLVAILAFVGLKMLLHDFFHVPEWASLGFIALSLLVGILVSLKFGPEKVLNDSSSEE, translated from the coding sequence ATGATAGTCTGGTCACTCTTTTTACTTGCTGTAGTTTTTATTCTTGCTTTAGACTTAGGTGTCTTCAACAAAACACCCCATATCATTAGCACTAAAGAAGCCAGCAAATGGACCTTGGTTTGGGTTACTTTATCATTCCTTTTTTCGGGAGTTATTTATTGGCTATACACCACAGACTACATTGACAATCCTGATAATTTGAAACCAGCCGTCGCTTCAATGAAGTTTATTACGGGTTACCTGATTGAGCTTTCGCTGAGTGTCGACAACATCTTTGTTATTGCTATTATTTTTGCTTCATTCAAAATTCCGCAAAAGTATCAGCATCGTGTTCTGTTTTGGGGAATCTTAGGTGCTATTGTTTTCCGTGGATTGATGATTTTCTTCGGAGTAATGCTGATTAATAAATTTGCTTGGACAACGTATGTATTTGGAGTTTTCTTAATATTTACCGCAATAAAAATGCTTTTTTCTGGAGAAGAAGAAGATTTTCACCCAAAAGATTCTTTTATCTATAAAGCTTTAGGTAAAGTTATGCCGATTACATCGGAAACAGATGGGGAGAAATTTTTCATTTCAACCAAGACTGCAAAAAAAGCCGCTACTCCATTATTTGTCGCTTTAATTGTTATTGAAGTTATGGATGTTTTATTTGCTGTAGATAGCGTACCTGCAATTCTTGCTATAACCAAAGATCCGTTTTTAGTATTCAGTTCGAACATTTTTGCTATTCTTGGATTACGCTCTATGTATTTCTTCTTAGCAAATATGCTGGCAAAATTCAGTTATTTAGAGTACAGCTTAGTTGCCATTTTAGCTTTCGTTGGATTGAAAATGCTTTTACACGATTTCTTCCACGTTCCAGAATGGGCTTCATTAGGATTTATTGCTTTATCTCTTCTAGTAGGAATTTTGGTTTCTCTTAAATTCGGACCAGAAAAAGTTTTAAATGATTCGTCAAGCGAAGAATAA